The Leptospirales bacterium sequence ACTTGATGAACTTTCGAATGTTGTCGAAGATTCGGCGACCCTCGCGCACGGCGCTGGAAATCGTGGCGAAGTTGTCGTCGAGCAACACCATATGCGCAGCTTCTCGGGAAACGTCAGTTCCAGTTCGCCCCATGGCGACGCCGATATTTGCGCGACGCAAGGCAGGCGCATCGTTGACGCCATCTCCCGTCATGGCTACATAGTGACCCTTCTTTTGCAGGGCCCGCACAATGCGTAGCTTCTGTTCCGGCGCCACTCGCGCATAAACGCGAATACGCTCCACAAGCTGTTCGAAACTGGTTTCATCCAAAGCCGCCAGTTGCGGGCCATGGATCAGCTCTGTCTCCGGATCGCGCATGATCCCGAGTTTGACAGCAATTGCGGAAGCGGTCAGGGGATGGTCGCCAGTTATCATGACCGGCGTGATGCCAGCAGTGAAACAATCGGCAATTGCCTGTCTGGCCTCATCGCGCGGCGGATCGATCATACCCGCGAGGCCCACCGGCCTGAGCTCGCTCTCCAGTCGCAGGCGCTGCTCATCGTCCGGCGCTTGGTCCAGCAGACGCAGGCCGAAGGCCAGCACGCGCATTCCGCGATTTGCCATATCTTCCGCCAGAGGCAGCAGCGCAGCGCCCGCGTCATCTGCACATGCTGCGAGCAAGGATTCCACGCCGCCCTTGGTTACGCAGAGGAAGCGCTCGCCGTAGCGATGAACGGTGGTCATCCGCTTGCGTTCAGAATCAAAGGGCAGCTCGTCGATGCGCAAATGTCGCTGCAATTCTGCGGCGCTTTCCAATCGTTGATCTCTGGCGTAGCGCAACAGGGCGAGTTCTGTAGGATCGCCTATCTCTTCGTCGCCGCTCTGGCGAACATCTTGATTCAGAAGCATCGCCAGGGTCAGCCAGCTGGAACATGGCAATCCCTGCCAATCGCCCTGCGCAGCATACGTTTCCACAACCGTCATTCGATTCTGCGTCAGAGTACCGGTCTTGTCGGAACAGATGTAGGTGACAGAACCAAGCGTTTCCACTGCCGGCAGTTTACGGATCAAAGCTTGTCTGGATGCAAGGCGGCGGGCGCCCAGCGCCAGCGCTATGGAAACAACTGCCGGCAGCGCCTCGGGAATGGCAGCGACCGCCAGGGAAATAGAAACCAGCAGCATCTGCAGCGGCGCCTCTCCGCGCATCAAACCGACTACAAAAAGCAGCGCGCAAATTCCCAGGACAGCAAGCGAGAGCCGTTTGCCAAAATCAGCGAGGCGCTGCTGCAGCGGCGTTGGGCCGCTCTTTTCTTGCAACAGCAACGCAATTCGGCCCAGCTCCGTGTTCATGCCAGTGGCAACCGTCAGGCCCAGCCCGCGACCATAAGCTACCGTCGAACCCTTGAAGACCATGTTCAGACGATCGCCTGGCGAAAGGGCCGCGCCGCTGATGACGGCGATGCTCTTTTCCACCGGTTGCGACTCGCCAGTCAGAGCGGCCTCCTCCATCAAGAGCGAGTGCGATTCAATCAGCCGCAAATCAGCAGGTATCATGTCGCCTGCTTCAACGGCGACGACGTCGCCCGCTACCACCTGGTCCGCTGGAACAATTTGCAGCTGCCGATCGCGCCATACGCGCGCCGCCGGCGCCGCCAGCCTTTTCAGCGCCTCCAGTGCAGATTCCGCACGAAATTCCTGTGCAAAGCCCAACGCTGCATTCAACAAGACGATGACCAGAATAACAATCGTGTCCTTGTGATCGCCGATCAGACTGGAAATTACGGCGGCCGCCAGCAGTATCAGAATCATTACATCCTTGAACTGATCGGCAAGAATGGCAAGGCGTGTTCGCCTGCCCTTGCCGCGCAGCCGATTGGGACCGTCACGCAAAAGCCTGGTCGCCGCCTCGCTGTTGCTCAGGCCATCGCGATTGCTCTGCAGCTCCTGCAGAGCTTGCTCGGTGCTACACTGGTGCCAGTTCATAGTTCAGTTCATCAGACTCCGACTGGGTCGCGCCGCGCCCGGATTGGCGGCTTGATTGCCCGCTGCTCGTTCGAGCAAAATGCCGGCGCGCAGCTCGTTGGAGGATACAGCGACGATCCCTCGGCCATTTTCCGTCCGCTCAATGAAAAAAGATTCGTGGTTCTCAATTAAAAGTGACGGCAGCCACTTGTTGACTGGAGGCGAGGCGCCGTTGATCGGACCGGTCGTCACGCGGGAAGCGAAGGCAAGGTAGGAACGATTGTATCGCGAGTTTTCCAGGCGCAATTGCAAACTCAGGCGATGATCCGACGCGGTCCAGAACCGCAGGCGATAGCCTGTTTCTCCATCAGAGCATTCCAGCCGGCCAAAAATAGTAATCCCGTCAGCCAGGTCAATGCCGTCGACCTTTTGACGAAAGCAAAGCGCCATGGGCCTCGCGGCAATTGCCGCAATTCCGGAATGATATCCAGGCAGCCGACCCTCTCTTGCCGCGGCGACAAAGCCCCCGCCTGGCAAGCTGCTCCAGAGTTCCGGCGAGGACCCTGCCAGATGGCGAATCGCAAAACGAGCATTGGCCAGTGAAGCGCCGTTCCATTCCAGTGTTGTGTCGCCGCTCCGGACCGACCCGGGAATAAAATTCCAGCGCCCCTGCACCAACTCAATCTCCGGCGTAAGCCTGCGGACCTCGGCGACAGCGAACCAGATGACTGCCGCCAGCGCTGCGCACAGTCGCGTCAATCCCATAAAACGCTGCCACTGCATAGGACAAACCCCAAGGACGCTTTTCCAGGCCCAAATCGATGGAGCGCCCGGTTCAGAAGCGGCGCCGGTAATGCACGGCAGCCCCATTTGCGCGGCAGGCAACCAACTTTCTGTGCACAGCGAGGTCCGGACTGCTGCGACTCTTGGTTGACTGGTTCATTGCCAGCAGGCAGTGCGACCTATGGCATTCGAACACATTAAGGCGCCGTCCAGCGGCGAAAAAATCTCGATTCAGAACGGAAAGCTTCAGGTTCCAGACCAGCCGGTGATTCCATTCATCGAAGGCGACGGCACGGGACCTGATATCTGGCGCGCCTCTGTGCGAGTGCTGGATGCAGCTGTCGAGAAGGCATATGGCGGAAAACGAAAGATCCACTGGTTTGAGGTATATGCCGGCGAGAAATCCTTTAACAAGTTCAAAGATACCTATCCCTCCGATCTCGGCAAGGCCTGGCTGCCCGACGATACCATCAAAGCCTTCCAGGATTACCTGGTGGGTATCAAGGGTCCTTTGACCACGCCGGTTGGCGGCGGAATTCGCAGTCTCAACGTCGCATTGCGACAGATACTGGACCTCTATGTTTGCCTCCGCCCGGTTCGCTGGTTTCAAGGGGTGCCCAGTCCAGTGAAGCAGCCGGAGTTGATTGATATGGTGATCTTTCGCGAGAACACCGAGGACATTTATGCCGGCATTGAATTCCAGGAAGGTACGGCGGACGCCAGGAAGTTCATCGAATGGTTTGCACAGACTTTCCCCGCCATGCACAAGAAGATTCGTTTTCCGGGAAGCGCTGGCATTGGCATCAAGCCAGTCAGTCGCGAAGGAACGGAGCGCCTGGTTCAGGCGGCCATCGACTACGCCATCGCCAATGATCGCAAATCAGTAACCCTGGTGCACAAAGGCAATATCATGAAGTTCACCGAAGGCGGCTTCCGTGATTGGGGCTACGGGCTGGCTAAAAGCGCTTACAAAGGCGAACTGGTCGACGGCGGGCCGTGGACAAAAATCAAGACCGGCGGAAAGGAGATCATGGTCAAGGATGTGATCGCAGACGCTTTCCTGCAGCAGATTCTAACGCGTCCGGCCGAATACGATGTGATCGCAACGCTCAACCTGAACGGCGACTATATCTCCGACGCCCTGGCGGCGCAGGTCGGCGGAATCGGGATAGCGCCAGGCGGGAACATCAACTACAAAACGGGGCATGCGATCTTCGAAGCCACACACGGAACGGCGCCGAAGTATGCCGACCAGGACAAGGTGAATCCGGGTTCAGTCATTCTATCCGGAGAAATGATGCTTCGCTATATGGGCTGGGTTGAGGCCGCGGATCGATTGATTGGAGCAATGGATAAAGCGATCACGCAAAAGACAGTAACCTACGACTTTGCTCGTTTGATGCCAGGCGCAAAAGAAGTGAAGTGCTCCGAATTTGGCGACGCGCTGATCAAGAACATGTAACGTTGCTGCGACAACGGCCGAAAGCAAGGCAGGACCGAAAGGTCCTGCCTTTTTTGTAAGCAGACGGTCCGGGCTGGCCCCGTTGCCACGGCGATCAAACGCTGAAGCTGTAGCCCACGTTCAGGTAGTAAAGAACGCGCGGTAACTTCTGGCGCGGCGTGTAGTTGTAGACGCTGCCTATCTGCGGCGTCAGGAAGCTCTTGTACAGATTGTTCAGATCGCTATTCACCGCGCCGTTGGTTTTCGAAGGATCGGCAACCAGACCATCATACTTCGTCGAGCCGCCTACCATCCAGGCAGGGACATCGCGGCCTGCAGTATCCGTGTCAAAGAAAGCCAGGGTCGGACGGTAAACTACGTAAAGTCCCACATTGAATCCGCTCAGCGCAAATCCAATGCCGCCGGTCAAATCCTGCCAGTTGTTGACGCCGGGCGCGACGCCATAGCCGGCGCTCAGGCTGAAAAAGAACGGCTCCGGGGCAAACTCGATCGTTACGGGAACGTAAAGCGTATTGGCCTGGATATCGCCATAGATGCCGGTGCTAAGGAAGGACAGCGCATCGGGAAAGCTGTAAGTAAGGAACAGCTCGCTGGAAGGCGTCGGCGTTGTGTTGACCGGGTTAGGTTTGAGGTAGGCCACCAAACCAAAGCCCAACGTTCCGGCATTGGTTTCGCGCTGGTAACCCAGCGTAAGGTCAATCTCGTCGAGGCGGCGCAAGCCGTTTTGCTCTTTGTGGAAGCCAGGCGCTCGGCCGCCATTGGCAGTCTGCTCAAGCAGCGTTGCTCCGGTGGCATTCAATCCGGCAGTCGTCAGCAAGGAGTCGTAGGTCGCCTGGAGCTCCGGCAAACCATAAGCGCCGCCGGCCTCGCGGCTCAGGGTTACGAGATTGGCGCCCTGCAAATTGCCGTTGGCATCGTTGCCGCTAAGGCCAGGACCGATCTGCAAGAGCTGGTCGGTGTCTGTATCCTGGCGACCCTGCATGGCAATGCTCATCCACGCATTGGCGTATAGACCCTCGACCGGAGTATTCACCGTGATCGATGGCTGAAAGGCAAGAGCCCCGCTGGCGCTGCCGTAGGCGCGGCCCTGCTGCGAGGCATAGTTCTGGTACAGGTCGTAGCCCCGCCAGACGTAGTTGGATACAAACTGAAGGCTTACATCCACGCTGGCTGGCGGGAGCTCGTCTTCGGCGAACAAAGCCGCCGGAAAGGCGATGGCCACGGCCGTCGCAAGCTTGGCTATTCTGCTCATTCTACCCCCTCTGATCCGCCTGTAGTGCAAATCTGCGGCGAACCAAACAAATGGCCGGACAAACTGTACCGGCACTGTCTTATTATTCGGCAGAAAGCTTACGTTCGTAGCATTTCTTTGCCTCCTGACTGTAGACGGAAAAAATGAGCCGATCCAACTCCGGTCCGGGGACAGATAGCTCCTTACGGACGGCTGCGATCGCAATGGAGGTTGCAGCTTCCAGGGGGGAAGCCGTAGGCGCCGGTGGAAATTGCCGGAAAGGCAATGGTGCGCGCCCCCAGACTGCGCCCCAATTGTAAGCTAGACCGATAGCAGTCTGCTGTTGGCCGCATTGACGATGGCATCTACTGGCGCCGTGCAAATGTCGCCAAAGCGAATTTCGATCAGCGTTTGACTCATGCCACGCAGACCGACATAAGCGGCAGGGCGCGCAGCCTCTTTCCGCTCTGGCGCCCGGGCCTGGCTTTTCTATTTTGTTTGCCGGTCGCGCCCGCCTGCCAACCCTGACCGCCATCTCATGGCGCTGATTGTGCAAAAGTACGGCGGAACCTCGGTGATGGACGCCGAGCGCATCAAGAATGTGGCCAGTCGTATCAAACGATACCACGATGACGGCGACGATGTTGTCGTAGTTGTATCGGCGATGGGTCATACGACCGACCGCCTGATTGAGCTGGCGGCGTCGGTCACTGCGTCGCCCAGTCGCCGCGAGATGGATATGCTCCTGTCCACAGGGGAGCAGGTGTCCATTGCGCTGGTGGCCATGGCCCTGGAAGCCATTGGCGTTCCGGCCATCTCCTTTACGGGCGGTCAGGTGCGCATCCGAACGGACGCCCAGCACAGCACCGCGCGCATCACGGACATCGATACCACTCGACTGCAGCAAGAACTGCTGCTGCGCAAGGTATGCATTGTTGCCGGCTTTCAAGGGGTCGACGATCAGCATACGATCTATACGCTGGGTCGCGGGGGCAGCGATACCAGCGCCGTGGCTCTGGCCGTCGCTTTGAAGGCCAGAGAATGCGAAATCTATACGGATGTCGATGGCGTCTATACCACCGATCCGAACAAGGTAGCATCAGCGCGCAAAATCGAGCGCCTTGCGTATGAAGAAATGCTGGAACTGGCGCGACTGGGCGCCGGCGTCCTGCACAGTCGTAGCGTGGAACTTGCTTCTAAATTTGGCGTGGTGATCCACGTGCGTTCCAGCTTCAACAATTCCAGCGGCACGCTGGTCGTCCCGGAGGATCAAGTCATGGAACAGGTTGTAGTCCGCGGGGTTACGCTGAAGAGCGACGAGGCCCGTATCTCAGTGGAGGATATTCCCGATCGGCCGGGTCTGGCCGCCGATCTTTTTGCTCGCCTGGCGGATAGCAGCGTCAATGTCGATATGATTGTACAGAGTGCAGGCTACGACAATCTGAACTCGATCTCTTTCACCGCCGGTCAGTCACAGCTCAATCTGGCGCGCGAGACAGTTCATGCCTTCTGCGCTGAGAACGGCGGCTCCGTGTCCGTGGAAGAAAAGATTGCCATTGTCAGCGCCGTCGGCGTTGGAATGCAATCGCACAGCGGCGTGGCAGCGACCATGTTCCAGGCGTTGGCGCGCATCGGCGCAAATATCGAAATGATTTCGACGTCAGAAATCAAGCTGTCGGTGGTTGTGAAACCGGAGCAGGGTCGCGCCGCTTTGCAGGCTGTGCACGACGCCTTTCAACTGGGCGCCCGGGCGGGCTGAGTGGCGGATCCGCGGCCAATCGGCGTTTTTGACTCTGGCCTTGGCGGTCTGACAGTCCTGACCGAGCTGGTGCGCGCGCTTCCGGCGGAATCCTACATTTATCTGGGCGACACGGCGCGTCTGCCCTATGGCGCCAAGTCCTCGCGAACGATTCAGCGTTACAGCCAGGAAGTTGCGGCGCGTTTGCTGGAACAGAATATCAAACTGTTGGTGATTGCCTGCAATACCGCGTCCGCTCACGCCGAGTCCTTACTGCGCAGCGAACTTGCCATTCCTGTTCTGGGCGTGATCCAGCCCGGGGTGGACGCTTTGCTGGCGGCCAGCCTGCACAATCGTGTTGGAGTGATCGGAACGCGCTCTACCATCAAGTCCGGCGTCTATGAACAGCGCATTCGCGCCCGCAAACCAGAGGCGCAGATTTTCAGCAAGGCCTGTCCGCTTTTTGTGCCGCTGGTAGAGGAGGGCTGGATCGAAAAGCGCATCACACAGCTGGTCATCGAAGAGTATCTGTCTGAAATGGTGCGCGAAGAGGTGGACGCCGTAGCCCTTGGCTGCACCCACTATCCGCTGCTGAAAAAGGCAATCCACAACGTGTATCCAGCGCTGCGTCTGGTGGACTCCAGCGAAGAAATCGCGCGCCAGGCTGCATCCTTGCTGGCAAGTACTCCCGGCCTGGCAGCCGGCACAAACTCCAGACCTCAGGTGCGCATCGAGTTGACTGATTTGACCGAGCAGATGAATGATCTGGAACGACTACTTTCCGGCTTACCTGTAAGCTCAGTAGAAGAAATCCAGTTGTCCGCCGCAGCGCCGCATTGACCGATTGGATTCAACCCGCCGATCACGGCAGGAGGCAAGCATGCGTTTGGCACTCTTTGGCGCGCGTCACTACGATCGTGAATCCTTTGAAATCGCAAATCAAGGCTTTGCACATTCCATCAGTTATCTGGAACCAAGGCTCGACGCAGATACTGCGCCGCTGGCTGCGGGCTATGACGCAGTCTGTTCTTTTGTCAACGATCGCCTTGATCAGCGTGCGCTGGAAAAACTCAAAGAGATTGGCGTTCGCATTATAGCCTTGCGCTGTGCCGGATTCAACCATGTAGATCTGGCTGCCGCTGCCCGTCTCGGCCTGCCAGTGGTTCGCGTCCCTGCCTATTCGCCGCATGCTGTGGCCGAGCACGCGGCGGCTCTCTTGCTTTCGCTGAATCGCCGCATCCACCGCTCGCATGCTCGAGTGCGCGAAGGCAACTTCTCGCTCGATGGATTGGTAGGATTCGACCTCTATGGTAAGACCATTGCCGTACTGGGAACTGGCAATATCGGGGCTACGGCGGCCCGTATTTTCCGGGGATTTGGCTGCCAGATTCTGGCTTACGATGCCTATCCAGACCAGGCGCTGAGCGCCGCCGGCATCCTCAGCTACGTTTCCCTGGATGAGGCGCTGCGCGCCGCGGACGTGATTTCGCTTCACCTGCCGCTTAGCCCGGAGACCCGTCACATTCTTGATGCGGATGCGTTTGCCAGGATGAAGCCGGGTGCGCTGGTGATCAACACCGGTCGCGGAGCGCTGATTGACAGTCGGGCCCTGGTAGTCGCCTTAAAGGGCGGTCGCGTCGGAGGCGCGGGCCTGGATGTATATGAAGAGGAGGAGGGACTCTTCTTCCGCGACATGTCCAATCAGGTAATTCAAGACGATGTTCTGGCGCGCTTGCTGACTTTTCCCAATGTGATCATTACCGCTCATCAGGCTTTTTTGACACGCGAGGCTCTGGGTGCAATTGCCGCCACCAGCCTGCAAAGCCTGGCGGATTTTGAAGCAGGTCGTCCCCTTCAGCATCAAGCGCCGGCGCCCGCCGGCTAAATTTCCCAATACCATTGAATCGCTCGCAATGGCGCATGATCCGTTCGAATGCTGGACAGCGCCGCGCCTTCCTCAATCTTGCAGTATGTGCTCCTGCTCCAGGCATGCGCAGCGAGCTTTCAGAATCTCGCCGCTGGTAATGGCCGCTTTGTTGTTTGCATCGCCGCTGGCGCTGCATGCACAGACCCCGCAGGTCGCGCGCTGTAGCGGCGACTGCCAGCACGGCGAAGGGCTTCTGGACCTGGGGGCCGGCCGCAGTTATCGAGGCGGCTTCCGCGATGGTCGATTTCATGGTCAGGGAACGCTGCATCTTGGAGCGGGCAACGAGTACCGCGGGCAGTTTGCCAACGGTGAAATGAGCGGCCGCGGATTGCGCATCTGGCCAGGCGGCCGGCGCTACAACGGCGAACTGCGCGCCGGACTGCCGGAGGGTCAGGGTGAAATGCACTGGCCCTCGGGACTGGTCTATCGCGGCCAATGGCGTCAGGGAAGGATGCAGGGGCGCGGCCAGCTGACTTTTCGCGGCGGCGCCGTACTGCGCGCGCAATTTCGCAACGGTCAGGCGGTGGCCGATGCTCTACTGCAATTTGCCGACGGCGTCGTCTATCGCGGCGCACTGCGCAACAACAAGCCGCACGGGCAAGGAGAGATGCGCTTCGCTGATGGCGCAGTCTTGCGCGGCCAGTTCATTGACGGACGTCCGGCAGGGCAGGTGCAAATCCAGTATTCCAGCGGCATCCAATTCACAGGTCAGCTGCACGCTACAAATGGCGCCGGCATGGTGGACCTGAGCGGCGAAGGCGAATTGCGATTCAGCGCAGAGCAGGTCTACCGCGGCGGATTGCTGCACGGAAAAATGCACGGACACGGGCGTTTGGTTCAGCAGGGGAAGTTTGAGTATCAGGGCCAATTTCGCGAAGGACGCTACCACGGACAGGGCGAGCTGAAGACGCAGGATGGCGCACTCTACCGCGGGGAGTTCGTCAGCGGAGCGCCACAGGGCCAGGGGATGTACCGCTTTCCAGGCGGCGCCGTTTATGAAGGTCAATTTGCTGGCGGCCGCTTTCAAGGTCAGGGTACGCTAACGCGCGCCAACGGCGAGGTGGTCAGAGGTGAATTCCAAAATGGTCAGCTGGTCAAGCCCCAAGAAAGCGTTACGCCGTCCGCGCCTTGAGCGTCGAGTTGCAATGCCAGAAGTCTGATGCGCTTTCCAGTACGCGCAAAAGATTGATGAGCTAGGGGGGCGTGGGCGCTTCCAGTCCGGCAGCGGAACGGTCTGGAATGGGCGGCGCCGCCGGCGCTGGCGCGGCATGGATGGGCGGGAAAGTAGCCAGGGATTCCATCAAGGCCTTCGCTTCCGCGCTCAAGGGCGACGGCTGCATTCCATCCAGACTGTCGCCCTGCGCCAGCCGAAGCTCGGAGGGCCCATCGAGCGCAATACTTCGTCCGCCTGGATCGGCAACAAGCAGCTTGCCATCAAACAAAGCGGTCAGGGTCCCCGCGGATGATTCGCGCATCAAGAACCGCGTTCCACGTACTGCGGCAATGGTTGTCGGGGTCCGCAGCGAAAAATCGCTGCCTGCCGATAGGCGAGCGATCTCTGCCGAAACGGCGCCCCGATCCAGCTGCAGCCTGCTGGCATTCTTACTGGCGTCGCTGAGAGTCTGCAGCCGGGCGCCGGGTCCCAGACGCAGGCGGGCCCCGGTATGCAGCACAATCTCACATCCCGAAGCCGGTCCGGTTTCGATGGCGTCATTGGCCTGCAGCTGGGCGCCGGCCTGCGCCGGTGCGGTCTCAGCGCCGCGCGTCAATCGTACCTGTCCGAACACCTGCGAGAGGAGCCCGGCGGGGCCGCTGTTGCGTGCGCAGGACAGGCACGCCGAAGCCAGCACGGCGGCCAGCATCGCCGCGATTGGAATTCTTTGCGAAAAAAGCATCAGCAGGCAATCGTTCCGGCGGCCGCAGTCCCCGGGCAAGCGAAGAAATTCTAGCCCGTGGCAAGCGTCAATTTCTACTGTCCGTGCTGGCAACGCCGATCTCTGCGCTGCCTGTCTGCGTCCAATGATATCGAGCATCGGCGTTACTCAGTGTTGTGGCCGCGCAATCCGATGATCGCTGCAGAGGTGGGTACTTGATCCGCAATTTTCGATACCTGATACTGGCGGCCTTTGCACTGGCCTTTGCGCCGCTCTTTGCCCAGACGGTGGCAGTCGACTTCGACCAGGCGGAGTTTGACCGCCTGGCCGAGCTGGCCAGCCAGAAGTACATCGATCCCGACCGCTTGCAGCCCTCGCTGGCCTATTCCAGCGCAGCCGACACGGCCCTGCGCTCGCTGCCCTATCCGCTTCTGCTGTGGCCCCGGCGCTTCTACGATCGGCGCAGCGAGTTTCGCGACGACGTCGATATCCCGGGCCGGCCGGTGGAAAGCGGCATTGCTGGCGACTTTGTGATCTTTCGACCGGATCATGCCGCCTGGCAAGAGCAACTGAACGCTTACCGGCTCAACAACAAGGCGCGTTTGGAGCGCATGACGCCCGCCGAACGACTTCAGGAGACTGATCGACTGCGACAGCGGCGGAGAGAAGCTCTGCAATTCATTGACCAGAGCTGGAAGGAGTCGGCTTTCGGACGCGACCAGTACCTGGCGATCATGCAATGGCTTTCCAATCGCTGGTCGGACTACGCTACGCCCCCGCCAGGCGTGGGCGCTGCGCAACTAGAATCCTTTCGTGGCTTTGGCATGCACCGCCTCTACTTTGCGGCGATCAACGGTTACCTTTCCTCGCTGGATCCTCATAGCTCTGTCGTCACTCGCGCCGATTGGGAAAAGATCATCTCCGAAGCGGCTAACTCCTCTTTTGAAGGAATTGGCGCCCTGCTTCGCGGAGGCGGCTCAGAGGACGTAGTGATTGAAACGCCCCTGGCAAACTCGCCGGCGCTGGCCGCCGGCGTCCGCGCTGGCGACATCGTGCGCAAGGTCGATGGACGTTCCGTCGCTAACCTGCAGCTGGATGATATTGTTCGAATGATTCGCGGGCCGCGCGATTCCATAGTCGAATTGGAAGTGGAGCGGTTGGGCGAGGCGACGCCAACTGTTCTGCGAATCAAGCGCGGCCTCATTGAGCAGCGCGCAGTAAGTTCGGAGTATCTGTCCGAACGAAAAGTCGGAGTGATTCGCGTTACCTCATTCCTCTACAAAGATCGCAACACCGATGATATGGTGCTGGAGGAGTTTCAGCGGCTGCGCGCCCAGGCGGAGGGCAAACTCAAAGCGCTGGTCATCGATCTGCGCGGGAACTCGGGCGGTCATCTGATTCAGGCGGTGCGTCTGGCGGGGCTTTTTATTCCGCCGCACGCTGCTGTCGTTACGGTACGCACAGGCGACGGTCGCGCGGAAACCCATGGCAGCCCGGTCAATCGACCGCTGCGCGATCCGCGCGTGGACCGCTGGCCCTTGATTGTGT is a genomic window containing:
- a CDS encoding PDZ domain-containing protein produces the protein MIRNFRYLILAAFALAFAPLFAQTVAVDFDQAEFDRLAELASQKYIDPDRLQPSLAYSSAADTALRSLPYPLLLWPRRFYDRRSEFRDDVDIPGRPVESGIAGDFVIFRPDHAAWQEQLNAYRLNNKARLERMTPAERLQETDRLRQRRREALQFIDQSWKESAFGRDQYLAIMQWLSNRWSDYATPPPGVGAAQLESFRGFGMHRLYFAAINGYLSSLDPHSSVVTRADWEKIISEAANSSFEGIGALLRGGGSEDVVIETPLANSPALAAGVRAGDIVRKVDGRSVANLQLDDIVRMIRGPRDSIVELEVERLGEATPTVLRIKRGLIEQRAVSSEYLSERKVGVIRVTSFLYKDRNTDDMVLEEFQRLRAQAEGKLKALVIDLRGNSGGHLIQAVRLAGLFIPPHAAVVTVRTGDGRAETHGSPVNRPLRDPRVDRWPLIVLINSQSASASEIFASALMDHNAALIVGERSFGKATVQDLIPSGSNLLKITTARYYAPHGYTCQIFGVRPDIEISDEGDNGFPTRFREEDMFTHLPELSDRPADPARNAWIGELRRASAQLIQTTEADISRRGHDARRPDYMLLRALAFAPALERNPLPGAGVSTVQRRLAR